Sequence from the Argentina anserina chromosome 7, drPotAnse1.1, whole genome shotgun sequence genome:
CATTGAAAGACAGAAACATAATggtcaaaatatacaagagtTAGATATGATAAGTTTTTGAAACAAAACACTTATTATGTGGAAGAATTACGGATtacaaaagaaattatatattgcggttttgaaaagaaaagaatgaagCATAAATGCTTCGGTTAATAGTCTGAATGACTATAAATCCGTATATTCCCAAATTTCTGTGACTAATGTTACTTGGTCGATACAGATTGAATTGGTTCATGATCATAATCTCAATGCATTTATTTGGCATTAGtcttgttggcataggcttatgcctaTCCATAATCAGCACGACTAttagcacacttaggctcaAAAGCGTCCAACCCCGCAATATATGCATGGAGCCAGCTATGCCAGTTGTGCAACGAGCTGCCCCGCGGCTCAAACAGACTACGGATGCGCCTGCACGCGCGTCTCAAACGGTGCTCCAGAGAATACCTCAACTGGACCAAGTCTCACATCGGAGGATGAGtgaatgatctacctcaactcaactattaaaggtcaaacccttgacctcTTAAGGTAAGCAATATTTACCCTACGCCGTGACTATGTCAAATTTACTATTCTCATGACTTGGGCAtcagagagttgaagaccaagCCGCCGTGGTCTTCACTCTGACGAGCTATGCTATTTGTGACATGCAAGAGAGCAAGGATACGGCACAGTTAGTATACAAATAATGGAGTATATTGCCTCGGCCTAGTATACCACATTAATATTGACGCCGTCTGTGAGAAATGTTACAAAACGTTTTCAACGTGTCAGAGATTTGACCTCACCTTGTGGGGACTTGCAGTGCAATGACCTTTCCCGCGGTGCATGACCCTCTTGCGGCACATGCCTTTCCCGCGGTGTGTGCCTCCCCCGCGATGCATGAACTCCCGCGGTGCGTGCCTCCCCCGCGGTGCATGAACTCCCGCGGTGCGTGACCTATGGTGAATGCGCACCTACTTTGGTGGTGCCCACCACTAGCTTCAATCTCTTGAAGCGCCATCATTCAAACATGAGTGAGCACCGCCAAAGTAGAATCAAGGCAAAGCATGGTCAAAGAGTCAAGACCAACTCTAAGCAAACAGCAACACGCCATGCAATTAAGCATCCATTCCAATTTTGCATGGCATGATGTCCAAAActcaataaaaaataaagggACAACGCGACGCAATGAGTCTTCCGCCACCACGCAATGACGCGCAACTTCACAACTCAGCGCATAGCACTTGTACCATCACAAAGACAAGTAAACACCGCAATGGAATCCCGCACCGCAAGGCACATCCACGTGGCATTTGTCAATAATCATTGGTACATACACATGTATCAGAAATTCATGCTTCATTTCAAAATGCATATGAAACGCGCACTCATGGTATCTACTCATACACTAGACCGCCACAGTACTTTGCTAAAAGAATGGTGTATCTTGGTTACCAAACTAATCAacacacatacatatatgcaTGCTGCTCATGACTCTATTGAACACATCAATTCCACTGCTATGTTCTATTTTGAGAAACTAGTTACTACACAAATGAATGACCACTCATTGTTAGTACTAGCACACTCAATTGCAAAGACATCACCACATGTAATACTTAAGGATGCTAATGACTTATTTGTTTTACTTGGAGGAATCGAAATGAGAATCACTCCACACCAGGCATCCTCCACGGCAAAGCCAAAAGGCCACTTGCAATCCATCCCGAGTAATGGAGCATCATGCTTGGACAACTCCAACATGATTTTGGTGCTTGTATACGGAGCACAACTCCACTCCAAATTGGCATAAGATAAGTAAAATGTTATATCTCCCTATACTCTCACGTACAACAAAGAGTCATTACCATGTCTTAGCATGATTTTTTTACGCTACGAAGCATGCTTACAATATATCGCACTAGATACGCATGCCCGTATGACTTCTAAGCATTTCCTACAACACTTTGTAGAGTTAGCTAGTAAAAGTACTTACCTATCTTACATGCTAATCTCAGGCTCTAGTTGTCAAATCTTAGAAAGTCACAAGCACGCTCACTATAAATACTTGCAACATGCTTAGAGAATGTGTGACACACACTTAAATAGCAAACTTGATTGTGCTAATGAAACTAGGAATTATTCAAACCATTGTTCAAGCgaacaattaaattccttaTGCAGCCTGTTTCATTAGACAATAGAAAACTACGGCAATCTCAGACATTACGATGTCCGAACTACTTTCCTTGCCAAAGAGCGAGAGACTTAGCCTTCATGGGCTCAAAGCTGTCCTACGCCCTCAGAGGACGCACTAAGCCCTAACAGGGCTAAAAGTCGTCCTACGCGCATTGCGATGACATGATGCACTACGCCCCAGAGGGCTTAAAGCCGTCCAACATTCTCAGAGGCTCAGAGGACGCACTATGCCCGCAGTGGCTCAAGCCATCCTACGCGCCAAAGCACTCAAAGGATGCAATACGCCCCAGCCGGGCTCAAAGTCATCCTACGCACATTGCGCTCACAAGACGCGCCATGCCCACAGTGGCTCAAGCCATCCTACGCGCCAGAGCGTTCAAAGGATACACTACGCCCACAGTGGCTCAAAGCCGTCCTACGCACCGCTGTCACACCTCATGTCACACCCATTGTCACGGTACCTGTCACACAAGctatcacaaccactatcacactaacaGTCACACCTATCACACATGCTGTcatactacctatcacacctaATGTCATACTATATGTCacacgaagaagaagaagaagaagaagaatgaatgaatgaattgagCTTCTCAAATCAACTCATACGATCCAATATCAACATTAATGTGATGTCACATCCCCATCCACACTTCCTATCACACTAATTATATGTCTATCACATtgtatgtcatattacatATCACACAAATATTGTTCTGTGATAAGTACTGTGATGGCTAGCGTGATAGGTGGTGTGACGGGTAGAAAACTGAaattaaagaaacaaaaaagaaaaaccaaatcTAACTTGGGCACTCAGAGAACTACTTTGGGCACCCATGTCAATATCTTCATTCACGACTCGTTGATAACATAAGGGCTAACCTCGCTCACACAAGGACCTTGTCCTGTAACGTTGACCGCTTCCAGTAAGGGCGGCGCTGAAGAAGTCGAGCTCATCGGAAAAGTTGCCATCGTTGATCCCGTGGAAGCAATTGCAGCAGTTCTAGAGACATTTCGTCGACGATGGGTTTGAGATCAAGGCCCTGGCACTCTGGGTGGCAGTCGGGTAGATCGTCGATCAAGGAGACTTATATGGTCGTCGTCGTCGGAGATATCGGAGCGCTTACGAATGACGACCTTGTTGAAATCATAGAGATCAGAGCGCCTACGAAGCCGTGCATGGGCTGCCGAGGAGGAGCCCAGCAAGGGACTGCATGGGCTCGGTAGTGGGGCAGGAGGGGGGTCTACGCACAGCTGTTATAGGGGTGGCCTGAAGGGCCGAGGCAGGGCAGCTGTAGGGAGGCTGCTGGGCCGATCGGGAGGGCTGCAGCGGTCCGGTAGGGGCAGCTCCGACGGCGGTTCTGACAGGGATTTGGccaaggaagaaaaaaaattatcttattttcttttcattttgtaCATCTTAGTGGGGCTAAACCAGGCAGCAGACGGAATGTTTCGGCTAAACTGCCAAGGCCGTGCACGCATCGAACGGAACTTCTCGTCACTCCCCTTAAGCTTTCATGTGTTAGTTCAATTCAAACTTTGTGaaaacatcaccaaattttaaattggtgGAATATAGAGTGCACTACATGGCGTATAATACTACCATATTTACATCAAAATATTCTCGTATGTTCGTTGACTTGAACTACATGAGAATTTGAGACTTGTTAATATGGTATACTGCGCCGAGGCAATATACTCCACTACTCGTAGACTAACTGTTTCGTGCTCCTTGCTCTCTTGCCTTTCCCAAATAGCATAGCTTGTCAGAGTGAAGAACACGGCGGtttggtcttcaactctccgatgCCTAAGTCAGGTGAATAGTAAATTGAGCATAGTCATGGTGTAGGGTAAAGATTGCTTACCTTAAgaggtcaagggtttgacctttaatagttgagttgaggtagatcattcaCTTATCCTCCGATGTGGGACTTGGTCCAGTTGAGATGTTCTCTAGTGTTCCCTTTGAGACGCTAGTGCGGGCGCGTCCGTAGTCGGTTTGAGCCGGGGGACAACTCATTGCACAACTGGCATAGCTGGCTCCATGCCCGTACTACGAGGTTGGGACGCTTTtgagcctaagtgtgctaaTATTCGCGCTGATTATGGCtaggcataagcctatgccaacaagttCCCCAAGTTCCCAGTATAAGAGGCAATTTCTTGATTTGGGAGTTAAAATAAGTGTTTTACCATAATCAACATTGTGGGCCCGCTGGCCCCACCCGGAGTCCCCCCATTCCCCGTTTAAGAAATGACTCTCTCAACTGCGGGGTGTTGGAATGTCGGAGTGCACATCAGAGATAGTGTTGCGAGCTTTGAACACAATGCGCCTAGGAAGGCTTTGAGCCTCTGAGGACAAATGCATTCTTTGAGCGCAATGCGCGTAAGATGGTTCTGAGCCTCTGAGGGCGTGATACGTCCTCTGAGCACAGTGCGCTAGTACAGCTGTGAGCCTCTGATGGCGTGATGCGTCCTTTGAGCGCAGTGCACGTAAGATGGCTTTGGCCTATGAAGGCAGATGCGGCCCTTGTGCGCGATGCGCGTAAGACGATTTTGGCCTATGAAGGTGAGTGCGGCTTCTTAGCGTAGTGCATGTAGGTCCATTGGGCCCTGCCTAGAGTCCCCCCACTCCCCGGGTAAGGAACAACTCATCCTTGTTGCAGAGTGCATATGGGAATGTCGGCTGATGTAACCTTTGAGTGCAATGCGCGTCGGACGGATTTAACCTATGAAGGCAGATGCGGCCTTTCCGCGTGATGTGCGTAAGACGACTTTGGCCTATGAAGGCAAGTGCGACCTCTTAACACAATGCGTGTAGGTCGGCTTGAGCCTCTAAGGGCTAATGCGTCATTTGAGCGCAATGTGCATAGGGCGACTTTGGGCCACTGACACATAGGACATAATGCATTTGTTGAGCGCAATGAGCATAGAACAATTTTGAGCCACTGCTGGGTCGTAATGCATCATTTGAGTGCTCTGCCTCGTAGGATGGCTTTGAGCCACTGCGGGCGTAGTGCGTCTTGTGAGCCTCTAAGTGCGTACGACGGTTTTGAGCCTTCTGAGGCATAGTGCGTTCTGCGAGCGcaggtgtgacagtggttgtgattgCGGATTTGACAAGTAGTGTAACATGAGGTATGAGTGTGACAACAGTTGTGACATATAGTGTGACATCGGTTGTGATAGATAGTGTAACAGAAGGtgtgacagatagtgtgacatGCTGAGAGAAAATGTTTAAATATGCGAAAtaatgttaaaattcaaaaaaaaaaagttggtatgagtatgctcagaatgaagagaaaaaatcAAATTGGGGAGATTTAAGCTCTGATTTCGCCAGAATAACTTGAAGCACCACCATGGATTTCGGCAGCCCCTTGCGAGGGTTACTGCGCCTTGTTCGGTGGTCAGTTCGGAGTGGGTATGGTATCAAtttaaagagagaagagagatctTTCCAACGGTATTAACCACGCTCAAATCCATCGCTGGGCGGCAAAATTATGGCTGAAATTCTAATTTATAATCACTTGAGATgacctttttataattgagaaataagtgttgactttttttaatttatgatGGGAAATTGTACTATTTTATAATCTGccctaaaaataaaaatacttaGTAGTGTCATAAGACCGGCATAGCTAGTTTTCTTCTGATAACCATTCCAACTCCATGCTGTAGTCGTTCTACTAGCTTGTTTGTATCGTATATACTTTAAATGTCTATTCATGGGGCTTCAGTACAAATACTTGAAGGATATAGGTAATGTAAGCGAAATTTGTAGTTATATGATATCCGCTTTACgtacattttttttccttcactAGCTATGCCGAAttcatacattttttttcttttctagctAAGGAGTTCTGCACAGAGAATTATGAATGTTTTTGGTGCCTGCGTGTAATCGTAAAAATAAGTTAACTATACCTGCCTCTAGTTTGCAATTCAAAATAGCTATGCCAAATTGACCTTATGAGATAGAAAGATCAAACACTGAAAGTTGAGACAGCACAAGAAATGCCAGTACAAATTCAGCTAAGGATTACATAAGAACACTAACAGTACAGCAGAATTGCAATAGTGCACTAACTTCTTTACTCAACAATTGTAACTACGTACTCCTTGCAGTACAAGGAACTCCAATGCAAACTTGATAATAGGAAAACGCCCTAGGCCTCAACTTATTTGGATCGTGTCACACATGCACTACAAATATAGATAGCTCGATGAACTTACTTAGATTGGAGGTTCGGGTTGGGGAAGCATCGTTAAGGAACTGATGATACACTCAATTTGAACAGTCAGCGCCCGTAACGGAGAATGCGATCTGAATTTTTAAAGTCACATTTTCTATGTTTTAGACTTTTAGGTCATTAGATTGTAAATCATCCATGTACGTGATGGCAAACTTGCTTGTTTCAATTCCCAGCCCATCTGAGAGTTCCTGATTGGATACGAGTTCGTATTAGATACCAGCATCAACCAGGATGATACTCTAATCAGTGTAATAGATAAAACGAAGCCAGCTTGATATGAATCTCTGACGGTAATTctctaattttaaaaaaaaaatatctcgATCAATTGATCGATCAGCATCATATATAATCAATCAATTCGATAAGGACTTAATGAAAACAAATCTACTTTGCTTGGACAAGCCAAAACCATCGCGTGATGATATTGGTCAGACTAAATTTTTACATCAAGAATAAGGAGCCTAAAATGGTTTTGAAAATTGGAGAACGCAGAGTTTATGCTGCATTGATCTAATTAATTTTAGGGTAGCCTTCACTTCAGCTTCTATGTTTTCTTGATGAAGAAACCAACCAAGATACCCAAAAGACCAAAGAGCACTACAAACACTAATGAATATCCACCGCCACTGCttttgctgatttcttttctcACCAGCTCCTgctcaataaataaatttgttaTAAGAAAACAGATACAGACACAGAATGCAATAGAAAGAAGTCAAAGCAAAGTACGAATTAATTCAGAAAGTAAAACAACTAGACCATGGATGTTATTCACTCTTTTTCTGATTCTTTTATTTCCTGCTATGACTATGCATCACTACCAAACTCATATGGGTTGCTATGTAGTCGAAATAACTCAATAGTCGAAAGCCTGATGTTTACCAGAAGCCACAGAAAAGAATGAGAAAGTGATTTAACGCCCAGACACCGTACCAGTTCTTGAcgtagtttctgattttgttgtaAAGCAGCAGTTTTCTCTTCAGTCAACTTGGATATCATAGACCAGGCCTGAGGAATACGATTGATGTAAAATTGTAATGCCGACAAAGGTCAAGCTGTCTAATATAAACATTAAAACatcaccaaaaaaaatatatatatacatatatatatatatatatatatatatatacaaggcgTTTCAGGTGATGACGTCCTGATTCCGGCGACGGCAGGCCGCAACGGCACGCCGGACCAGCACATccgcactacccacctcccggTGATCTCGTCTGTGCTGGCCGGAActccatcggcgacccacggcGGCTGGAATCGCGAAATCACCGGAATCTACCCCGAAACTTGAATTTTGCAGATTCCGACCGCCGTGGGTcaccgatggagctccgaccGGCACAGACGGGATCACCGAGATGTGGGtagtgcggctgtgctggtcCGCCGCGCCGTTGCGGCCTACCGTCGCCGGAATCGGGACGTCCGCATGTACATGAAACCAAGATTTTCATCCTATCTTCCACATAACTAAAATGTTACCCTGAACATTGGGGCCTCAGCGATCACCACCATAGTCGCAAAGTTCTTTGTAATGTGGACTGTGTAAATACTCTATCTATATATGTACACCTACTGTTGCCTAAGAATAATTCATACACCTTTACACATGGGCTTAGCTAACAAGTAGGAACTTATGGGAAAGGCTTTTGGCCAAGTTTTACAAGCCTCCTGTTCTCCAATAGACCAATACCCAgttcagaccaaaaaaagaataagTTTTCATTGGGTGAACAATATAACATAGTAAAGGTTTTACTAAATAATCTTGCATGATGATGTGGAGATTCATAATACTCAACCTACTTATTGAAtgattaaaacaaaaaacaataaaacctTATGCCTCGATAATAGGTGGGTGCATAAGGGGAAACATTCTGGAGCTTGCCATGGCCTCTAGATTAAAAATGACAATGATGGTCTTGTTCCCTGAGGCCatgcttccttttttttcttttttcttttttcttttcctaggTTGAACAGATTAATCAAGTCCCATGCCAACAAAGATCTTATGAAatgttcaaaataaaaacaaaaacaaaaacataaacttaACTACTGACACTAAATAGCAAAGTTAGATGTCAAAAGTACCTCCCCATCAAAGAATCATGAAATATCCCAAGTAGTAGAGCTTGGTATATGTCACCTACGATTGAACTAAAGACTTATTGATAACAAGATGCTTTTGAGCATTCACCCTAACACTTGAATGGACTCATAATTACTCTTCATAAAAGAAACCGACTCAGGCAAGACCCTTAAACAACACTTGGTCTTAGGCTTCCAAAAATGATTTGTCTTTTCTAATTAAGCTATGGCGAATTAAATTACTAAAGAATCTCACCTCTGACGATTTCTCTTTTGGTTCCTCAAGAGATCTTGACACCTGgaattttgcatatataattagcaTGAGTAATAGAACCAAATTAGTAGTCATAGTTTCCCAAAAGAATGGAAAAAGAATCTTACAGCATCAAACAAGGAAGAATTTTGAGTCGCATTCTCAGCCACTGCCCTGGGAGAGGAGCCCTCATCAGATCCTTCGGGCACAGGTGAAGGGGGATTGGCAGGAAAGTAAATTACACGCAATTTGAACTCTTCCACAACTTTACCATCCTCCTTGTTGAACTATaaacaaaaccagaaagatagtcaggcAATGAAAGGtaaaaatccaaaataaaaCCTATACCCCAAAAGACGTTTACGCAACATCATCTAACCATTTCTGGAGTAATGTCTTTTGTAGTTGAACCATCTGGTGCAGCAACACTTTGAAGGAGAAATTTGTCCTTGCACTGCATATCTGGGGGTGCCTCTTTTTGGGCTTGCATTGTAACTACGAAAGAAAATTGCAAATCAGAAAAAACCATTGAAAAGAGTATTACATAGATTCAACGATAGCACGAATACTTCTCCACAAAAGAACGCTAA
This genomic interval carries:
- the LOC126803366 gene encoding vesicle-associated protein 1-3-like; this encodes MSTGDLLSIQPTELKFPFELKKQSSCSLQLTNKTDNYVAFKVKTTNPKKYCVRPNAGIVLPGSTCDVTVTMQAQKEAPPDMQCKDKFLLQSVAAPDGSTTKDITPEMFNKEDGKVVEEFKLRVIYFPANPPSPVPEGSDEGSSPRAVAENATQNSSLFDAVSRSLEEPKEKSSEAWSMISKLTEEKTAALQQNQKLRQELELVRKEISKSSGGGYSLVFVVLFGLLGILVGFFIKKT